The sequence ACAAGGTGCACCCGATCGCGGCGGTGCAGAACGAGTACTCGCTGCTGTACCGCAAGGAAGGCGAGGAAACGCTCAAAGCGACCCGGGAGCTGGGCATCAGCCTGGTCGCTTACGCGCCGCTCGGCCGCAGCATGCTGACCGGCACGGTGCACGGCAAGGCCGACCTGCCCGAGGGCGACCGGCGGCTGCAGCACCCGCGCTTCCAGGGCGAGGCGCTGGAAAAGAACGTCTCGATCGTGAAGCAGCTCGAGTCCATCGCGGCGGACAAGAAATGCACGCCGGCTCAGCTCGTGCTCGCGTGGCTCCTGCACCAGGGCAAGGACATCGTGCCCATTCCCGGCACCAAGCGGCGCGAGCGCTTCGACGAGAATCTTGCGGCGGCGAAGATTCGCCTGAGCCCTGAAGAAGTCAAGAAGATCTCCGAAGCGGCCCCCGTCGGGGCGGGTGCCGGTACGCGCTACCCGGCCGAAACGATGAAACGCGTGTATCAGTAGTAGAAGCGTCTTGCAACCGTATGACGCCACACGGTGGCTGGCGCTGGCCACCATGTGGTCGTTCCAGTACATCTTCCTGCGCGTCGCGGTGCCGTTCTTCGGCACCGCCGCGGTATCCGAGGGCCGCGCGCTGTGCGCGGCGCTGTTCCTCGTGCCGTGGGCGGTCTGGGTGGCGCGCCAGCGCATCGCGCCGCTCGAGCACTGGAAGGACCACCTCGCGGTCGCGCTGGTCAACAACGTGGCGCCGTTCGTGTGCTTCGCCTGGGCGGCGAGCGTGCTGCCGGCCGGCTACCTCGCGATCATCAACGGCATGGTGCCGCTCTGGGCCGCGGTGATCGCGGTGCCGGTGCTGAAGGAGCGCCTCGGCCTCGCGCGCATCGCCGGCTTCGCGCTCGGCGTCGCGGGCGTGGCGCTGATCGTCAACCTGGGGCCGGTGGAGCTGAGCTTGAGGACTTTCCTGGGAACCCTGGTGGCGATCGCGGGCGCGGGCTTCTGGGGCTGGGCCGGCGTGATGATCAAGCAGCGCCAGGGCCGCCTGCCGCCGATGGGGCTCGCCGCCGGCTCGATCGCCTTCGCGGCGATCCTGATGGCGCCGCTCTGGGCCACCGCGCCTCCCGTGCAGCAGTGGCACCTGGAAGCCACCCTCTCGCTGGTCGCGGTGGGCGTGGTCTGCAGCGGCCTCGCCTACCTGCCCTTCTTCACCCTGGTGCGCGACATCGGGCCGTCGCGCACGCTCACCGTGGGCCTCGCGGTGCCGGTGCTCGGCGTGCTGTGGGGCTGGCTGCTGCTCGACGAGGCGGTGACGGCGGGCATGCTGGCCGGCGCGGCCCTCGTGATCGTCGCGCTGGCGCTGGTGCTGCGCCGTTAACCCTTTCTCCGCGCCCCGCCGTTTAACGGGGGACAAAGGAGAACACCATGCCCATGCTGGAAAAAGTCACGGCGGCCGTTGCGCTGGCCCTTTGCCCGCTGGCACACGCGGCAGTCCAGGAAAAACCGAGCACGCTCGCCGACCAGCAGTCGGTCGCGGTCACGATCTACAACGAGAACCTGGCGCTGGTGAAGGACCAACGCCGCATCGGCTTCGACGCCGGCCGCAACCGGCTCGCACTGCGGGAGGTGAGCGCGCGGATGCGCCCGGAGACCGCGCTGCTGCGCAGCCTTTCGCATCCCGGCTCGCTTTCGCTGCTCGAGCAGAACTTCGACTTCGACCTGCTCACCCCGGCCAAGCTGCTGGAGAAATACGTCGGCCGGCAAGTCAGGGTTTTCAGGATCAATCCAAAATCCGGAGAGGAATCGTTCGAGACCGCCACCGTGCTGGCCGCGAACGCCGGCGTGGTGCTGCGCATCGGCGATCGCATCGAGACCGGCCTGCCCGGGCGCATCGTGTACGACGGCGTGCCGGCGAACCTGCGCGACCGCCCGACGCTGGTGAGCGAGCTCGACGCGGCACGCAGCGGCGCGCAGACCGTCGAGCTCTCCTACCTGACCGGCGGGCTGTCCTGGAAAGCGGACTACGTGGCGGAGCTGAACGCCGCCGACACCGCGCTCGACCTGAACGGCTGGGTGACGCTCACCAACCAGAGCGGCACGGCCTACCCGAACGCCAGGCTGCAGCTCGTCGCGGGCGACGTGAACCGCGTGCCCGACGAGCTGCGCGTGGCGAAGGCCATGCTGGCGCAACGCGCCGCCGCCGCCGAGGCGCCGCGCAACGACATGGCGCAGGAGTCGCTGTTCGAGTACCACCTCTATACGCTGCAGCGCCCGACCACCATTTCCGACAACCAGACCAAGCAGGTCGCGCTGCTCGCCGCGCAGGGCGTGCCGGTCACCAAGGAGCTCGTGCTCCAGGGCAGCGATTACTACTACCGCTCCAGCGTGGGC comes from Terriglobales bacterium and encodes:
- a CDS encoding aldo/keto reductase; amino-acid sequence: MIEQRTLGKTPIKVSALGLGLMSMSGVYGNANDDESIRLIHYAIDQGINFLDSADMYGWGHNETLLGKALKGKRDKVVVATKFGQVKLPDGKQSVDGRPEYVIQACEASLKRLGIEVIDLYYQHRVDTNTPIEDTVGAMKRLVEQGKVRALGLSEARPETIRRAHKVHPIAAVQNEYSLLYRKEGEETLKATRELGISLVAYAPLGRSMLTGTVHGKADLPEGDRRLQHPRFQGEALEKNVSIVKQLESIAADKKCTPAQLVLAWLLHQGKDIVPIPGTKRRERFDENLAAAKIRLSPEEVKKISEAAPVGAGAGTRYPAETMKRVYQ
- a CDS encoding DMT family transporter, translating into MQPYDATRWLALATMWSFQYIFLRVAVPFFGTAAVSEGRALCAALFLVPWAVWVARQRIAPLEHWKDHLAVALVNNVAPFVCFAWAASVLPAGYLAIINGMVPLWAAVIAVPVLKERLGLARIAGFALGVAGVALIVNLGPVELSLRTFLGTLVAIAGAGFWGWAGVMIKQRQGRLPPMGLAAGSIAFAAILMAPLWATAPPVQQWHLEATLSLVAVGVVCSGLAYLPFFTLVRDIGPSRTLTVGLAVPVLGVLWGWLLLDEAVTAGMLAGAALVIVALALVLRR
- a CDS encoding DUF4139 domain-containing protein: MPMLEKVTAAVALALCPLAHAAVQEKPSTLADQQSVAVTIYNENLALVKDQRRIGFDAGRNRLALREVSARMRPETALLRSLSHPGSLSLLEQNFDFDLLTPAKLLEKYVGRQVRVFRINPKSGEESFETATVLAANAGVVLRIGDRIETGLPGRIVYDGVPANLRDRPTLVSELDAARSGAQTVELSYLTGGLSWKADYVAELNAADTALDLNGWVTLTNQSGTAYPNARLQLVAGDVNRVPDELRVAKAMLAQRAAAAEAPRNDMAQESLFEYHLYTLQRPTTISDNQTKQVALLAAQGVPVTKELVLQGSDYYYRSSVGGIGQKLKVGVFVQLENRESSRLGMPMPKGVVRVYKKDSAGNAQFVGEDRIDHTPKNETVRLKLGEAFDVTADKKQTDFKRREPTNRASYVFESAYEIVLRNAKKEA